In one Silene latifolia isolate original U9 population chromosome 10, ASM4854445v1, whole genome shotgun sequence genomic region, the following are encoded:
- the LOC141608130 gene encoding uncharacterized protein LOC141608130: MELVYLFLAYNAQYIHMFVRSQTDDRRFYLTMIYASNDLHERVELWEFLKQVATNCTDPWLWLGDFNTVLSPVERLGGNTTEIEMEQFQECVSLCCMDDISATGALYTWSNKQAASDRVYSRLDRAMGNLEWMAMYGDYIAHFHPEGLFYHCPCTVVHRRADLRGKRNFKYFNMWGSSVEFKPSVLQVWRRSFPGTKMFGVIKKLKALKPVLKRLNTTCFSDIENTTTIASLALTNIQQALVDNPEDVNLIQQELDLARDLRELIVARDSFLSRKLKSKVVY, translated from the exons ATGGAGTTGGTCTATTTG TTCTTGGCTTACAATGCTCAATATATCCATATGTTTGTAAGGTCTCAAACTGATGATAGGAGGTTTTATTTGACTATGATTTATGCTTCTAATGATTTACATGAAAGGGTGGAGCTGTGGGAGTTTCTTAAACAAGTGGCTACTAATTGTACTGATCCTTGGCTCTGGCTTGGTGATTTTAATACTGTTCTTTCTCCTGTTGAAAGACTTGGTGGTAACACTACTGAGATTGAAATGGAACAGTTTCAAGAATGTGTTTCTTTATGTTGTATGGATGATATTTCTGCTACAGGGGCACTTTATACCTGGTCTAATAAGCAGGCTGCTTCTGATAGAGTGTATAGCAGATTGGACAGGGCAATGGGGAATCTTGAATGGATGGCTATGTATGGTGATTATATTGCACATTTCCATCCTGAGGGTCTTTTTTATCATTGTCCTTGTACAGTGGTGCATAGGAGAGCTGATTTGAGAGGAAAAAGGAACTTTaagtatttcaatatgtggggcTCATCTGTTGAATTCAAACCTAGTGTGCTTCAGGTGTGGAGAAGATCTTTCCCTGGCACTAAAATGTTTGGAGTAATTAAGAAGTTAAAAGCTCTCAAACCAGTTTTGAAGAGATTGAATACTACCTGCTTTTCTGATATTGAAAACACTACTACTATTGCTAGTTTGGCTCTGACTAATATTCAGCAAGCCTTGGTGGACAATCCTGAGGATGTAAATCTAATTCAACAGGAATTGGACTTAGCTAGGGATCTTAGGGAGCTTATCGTGGCAAGGGATAGTTTCTTATCTCGAAAGCTAAAGTCCAAAGTGGTCTATTGA